One genomic region from Sphingobacterium sp. UGAL515B_05 encodes:
- a CDS encoding TonB-dependent receptor produces the protein MMRNFFLHGKARPISLLGLCLLFSQPDSYALNLDPINAIVDQDQVTGIIKDEKGQVLAGATITVKGTSVQTSSNQQGVFSIRAKRGDVLVVNYQGFTKQEVAVSTGNVNVVMVSSDQALEEVVIIGYGKQRKGNITGSVATVNAEQLKNIPSSNLSNSLAGRAAGVNVTNTSGMAGASSSLRIRGSFAEPLYVIDGVVRDKAAFDVLEANEVDQMTFLKDAATAAVYGTRAGNGVVVVTTKKGTAQAPVFNVQSNYTFNTPTQELLANLTTAKDELTYQNRVAEFRGNAIPNGQKEFDYFKDKNYNANDVIWRNPFTHRQSISVNGGGDKITYYSLLSYRKENGSYKSLDHEKFNLRSNISAQITEDFSMDFNISANQTNSKRFFWPFSTSSNDDDFDVSDFYRVTFNWPKMYPFYLNADGTPSNTPTAYPVQTPMGSWQAWNVIDQVIGDRYIDRKVRQVNPIMTLNLKLDKLVQGLSTKVVGSYIAQDYMRKRYMSFQKNYTFTALNPNDNRFIPAPPSEANINIFTFSQSQPFMDYSPQRLWEYQVNWFLNYNRKFGKHSVDGTLVYEQSKKGGTYVTSRAENPITALDQMFIYPTDRNFRSTTANETIDSRRGIIGRANYNYADKYIAEFSFRYDGSPLFPTDKRWGFFPSVSAAWRVSDENFFTDIKNTISDLKFRASYGTTGNDLDVNADRIGQFGYLEKYTTSGGYMFGDRYYNGIAYGATPTQNLTWTTSKSVNLGLDFGFVNNKLTGSLDLFSRKETNILGRRSLKVPDNYGRLLAPENYAARSYKGGEISFNWNDKVGEVAYGLNANLGYAKDRWDIFDEEPAYTNGQPQYFRSRIGRPENRIIGFEALGLVRTQAEADALKAKGFTTYGRDPFPGMILYKDVQGTNYSGGPDGKIDDNDMQLLSDNNSPRINYGFGFNASWKGFYVSALFQGVLAYDRMISNQEGGGMRQHGDTFRPYYPIWASDVWTPDNTDAKYPRPTGYSGWAESGAAPSSFWIRNGAYLRLRDLNVSYRLPKSMTEKLRVKDVNLFFNGTNLFVFSPMKEFHDPEQKLYDSYPVMKTFTFGLDVKF, from the coding sequence ATGATGAGAAATTTTTTTCTTCATGGAAAGGCGAGACCCATTAGCCTTTTGGGGCTCTGCCTGCTGTTTAGTCAGCCTGATTCTTACGCGCTGAATCTGGATCCGATCAATGCTATTGTCGATCAAGATCAGGTTACAGGGATCATCAAAGATGAGAAAGGTCAGGTATTAGCCGGTGCTACCATCACCGTCAAAGGAACATCCGTTCAAACGTCCTCCAATCAACAAGGTGTTTTTTCCATTCGCGCAAAGCGCGGTGATGTTTTGGTCGTGAACTACCAAGGGTTTACAAAACAGGAGGTGGCCGTTTCCACAGGTAATGTGAACGTGGTCATGGTATCGAGTGATCAAGCACTTGAAGAGGTCGTGATCATTGGCTATGGTAAGCAGCGTAAAGGGAATATTACCGGTTCGGTGGCTACCGTCAATGCAGAACAATTAAAAAACATCCCCAGTTCAAATCTTTCCAATTCACTCGCCGGTAGAGCCGCGGGTGTCAACGTAACCAATACTTCGGGGATGGCCGGGGCATCGTCGAGCTTGCGTATACGGGGGAGTTTTGCCGAACCACTCTATGTAATTGATGGCGTGGTTCGCGATAAGGCTGCATTCGATGTGCTTGAAGCGAACGAGGTTGACCAAATGACCTTCTTAAAAGATGCTGCAACTGCAGCAGTGTATGGCACCCGGGCCGGTAATGGTGTAGTGGTGGTAACGACAAAAAAAGGAACAGCGCAAGCCCCTGTTTTTAATGTACAAAGTAATTATACTTTCAATACACCAACACAGGAGCTCCTCGCTAATTTAACCACTGCGAAAGATGAACTCACCTATCAAAACCGGGTCGCTGAATTTCGTGGTAATGCAATTCCTAATGGTCAAAAGGAGTTTGATTATTTCAAGGATAAAAATTACAATGCCAATGATGTTATCTGGCGCAATCCGTTTACACATCGACAATCGATTTCGGTTAATGGGGGTGGCGACAAAATTACTTATTATAGCTTGCTCAGCTACCGTAAAGAAAATGGATCGTATAAATCTTTGGATCATGAGAAATTTAACCTACGGAGCAATATCTCCGCGCAGATTACCGAAGATTTTAGCATGGATTTTAATATTTCAGCCAACCAGACGAATTCGAAACGTTTTTTTTGGCCCTTTAGCACATCTTCCAATGATGATGATTTTGATGTATCCGATTTCTACCGCGTTACATTCAACTGGCCAAAGATGTATCCTTTTTACCTGAATGCAGACGGGACACCGAGCAATACACCAACGGCTTATCCTGTACAGACGCCTATGGGAAGCTGGCAGGCGTGGAATGTGATCGATCAGGTCATCGGAGATCGCTATATAGACCGTAAAGTGCGGCAGGTCAATCCGATTATGACCCTAAACTTGAAGCTGGATAAATTGGTACAGGGCCTTTCGACAAAAGTTGTAGGAAGTTACATTGCTCAAGACTATATGCGCAAGCGTTATATGAGTTTTCAAAAGAACTATACCTTTACTGCCTTAAACCCGAATGACAACCGCTTTATACCAGCTCCGCCATCAGAAGCTAATATTAATATTTTTACGTTTAGTCAGAGCCAGCCTTTCATGGATTACAGTCCACAACGATTGTGGGAATATCAGGTAAACTGGTTTTTAAACTATAACCGCAAGTTTGGTAAACATTCCGTAGACGGAACATTGGTGTATGAACAGTCCAAAAAAGGAGGGACTTATGTCACTTCACGGGCAGAAAATCCAATTACAGCCCTGGATCAAATGTTTATTTATCCTACAGATCGCAACTTCAGGTCGACAACGGCCAATGAAACGATCGATTCGAGACGTGGTATCATTGGGCGTGCCAACTACAATTATGCGGATAAATATATTGCGGAGTTTTCTTTTCGTTACGATGGTTCACCATTATTCCCGACAGATAAGCGCTGGGGATTTTTTCCTTCAGTATCAGCAGCCTGGCGTGTGTCGGACGAAAACTTCTTTACGGATATAAAAAATACGATATCCGATTTGAAGTTCAGAGCCTCTTATGGTACAACGGGTAATGATTTGGATGTCAATGCCGATCGGATCGGTCAGTTTGGCTATTTAGAGAAGTATACCACTTCGGGTGGCTATATGTTTGGTGATCGCTATTATAATGGTATAGCGTATGGCGCAACACCAACGCAGAACCTCACTTGGACGACTTCTAAGAGTGTCAACTTGGGCCTAGATTTTGGATTTGTTAATAATAAGCTGACCGGTAGTCTTGATCTGTTTTCACGTAAGGAAACCAATATTCTTGGCAGAAGATCACTGAAAGTTCCAGATAATTATGGACGTTTGCTTGCTCCCGAAAACTATGCGGCGAGAAGTTATAAAGGCGGCGAGATTTCTTTTAACTGGAATGATAAGGTTGGTGAGGTGGCTTATGGTCTCAATGCCAATCTGGGGTATGCCAAAGACCGTTGGGACATCTTTGATGAAGAACCTGCCTATACCAATGGGCAGCCTCAGTATTTTCGGTCCAGAATTGGACGACCTGAAAATCGAATTATTGGTTTTGAAGCACTGGGTCTGGTAAGGACGCAGGCCGAAGCTGATGCACTGAAGGCAAAAGGATTTACGACTTATGGAAGGGATCCTTTTCCAGGGATGATCTTGTACAAAGATGTCCAAGGAACAAACTATTCAGGTGGTCCGGATGGAAAAATTGATGATAACGATATGCAGCTACTGTCGGACAATAATTCTCCGCGCATCAATTATGGGTTTGGATTCAATGCAAGCTGGAAGGGCTTTTATGTCTCGGCTTTATTTCAGGGGGTTCTTGCTTACGATCGGATGATCAGTAATCAAGAAGGCGGTGGAATGCGCCAGCACGGTGATACCTTCCGCCCATATTATCCAATTTGGGCTTCTGACGTCTGGACACCGGATAATACCGATGCCAAATATCCGCGGCCAACAGGATACTCCGGATGGGCCGAATCCGGTGCAGCTCCTTCGTCATTCTGGATAAGAAATGGAGCCTATTTGCGCTTACGTGATCTTAATGTTTCTTATCGATTGCCGAAAAGCATGACGGAGAAACTGCGTGTCAAAGATGTCAATCTGTTTTTTAATGGAACCAATTTGTTTGTTTTTTCGCCAATGAAAGAGTTTCATGATCCCGAACAAAAGCTGTACGATTCTTATCCAGTCATGAAAACCTTTACGTTTGGACTTGATGTTAAATTTTAA
- a CDS encoding phosphatase PAP2 family protein, with protein MIDYRKQIVFYWLLVLLFVMPVTSFAQIQLEQPSDSSSGSHFFKKIPYKELAVPVGLITYGIVAKGNPFLKGIDEDIRDGVSRGKSGKIKLDDFTRFAGTAGVFVLDAVGVPAKHNLKQRLFTTAVSNIIMTSTVKIMKSTIPVWRPDSSANNSFPSGHAATAFVGAELLWQEYRQESIWYGIAGYAVAAGTGYLRMHNDKHWFSDIAMGAGVGILSTKIAYWLLPLVDSRLQSSKKSYVVLPTYNGRQFCLNASLQF; from the coding sequence ATGATCGATTACAGGAAACAGATTGTTTTTTATTGGCTACTGGTTTTACTTTTTGTAATGCCGGTTACCTCATTTGCGCAGATCCAGTTGGAACAACCTTCGGATTCGAGCAGCGGATCTCATTTTTTTAAGAAAATTCCTTATAAAGAACTGGCTGTTCCTGTTGGATTGATCACCTATGGTATTGTCGCCAAAGGGAATCCCTTTTTAAAAGGGATAGATGAAGACATTAGAGACGGTGTATCGAGAGGGAAGAGCGGAAAAATTAAACTGGACGATTTCACCCGCTTTGCTGGAACTGCCGGAGTTTTTGTGCTGGATGCGGTCGGGGTACCTGCGAAACATAACCTTAAACAACGCCTGTTCACAACAGCAGTTTCCAATATTATCATGACTTCGACCGTAAAAATTATGAAATCGACCATTCCTGTATGGCGGCCGGACAGTTCAGCGAACAATTCCTTTCCTTCAGGGCATGCTGCCACTGCATTTGTTGGAGCGGAACTTCTTTGGCAGGAATACAGACAGGAGTCAATTTGGTACGGAATAGCGGGTTATGCTGTTGCTGCTGGTACCGGTTATCTGCGGATGCACAATGACAAGCACTGGTTCTCGGATATCGCTATGGGAGCTGGGGTCGGTATCTTAAGTACTAAAATCGCCTATTGGTTGCTGCCGCTGGTAGACAGTCGATTACAAAGTTCAAAAAAGAGTTATGTGGTATTACCAACCTATAATGGGCGACAATTTTGTCTAAATGCCAGCTTACAGTTTTAG
- a CDS encoding glucose-1-phosphate adenylyltransferase: protein MIHKVVSLVLGGGRGSRLFPLTQQRSKPAVPIAGKYRLVDIPISNCLNSGYNKIFVLTQFNSASLNTHIKNSYNFSIFSKGFVDILAAEQTNEGDRWFEGTADAVRRTQKHLLNVDYDYILVLSGDQLYQMDYSKLIDFHFENGGDVTIATIPVNGKDATGFGILKANEANEITAFVEKPDKDEVLNWTSEVSEVLHKQGRHYLASMGIYVFSKNILRNLLIANPGMDFGKEIIPDAIEALRVLSYQFDGYWTDIGTIKSFFDANIGLTDDIPDFNLFNETVYTRARMLPPSKISGTTLNNTVIADGCILNGDKLERSVIGIRSRIGEGTVIKSTYMMGTDYYEQLEEVLELGNTQKPPPVGVGKRCYIENAILDKNCRIGDDVRIIGGPGLNDGDFDTHMICDGIVVVKKDAIIANGVTIGF from the coding sequence ATGATACACAAAGTAGTTTCCCTTGTATTGGGAGGAGGTCGAGGGTCGCGCCTTTTCCCATTGACACAGCAACGGTCGAAACCAGCGGTTCCAATAGCTGGAAAATATCGTTTGGTCGATATTCCGATTTCGAACTGTTTGAATTCTGGCTATAATAAGATCTTCGTGCTGACGCAGTTCAATTCAGCCTCTTTGAACACACACATCAAAAATTCTTACAATTTCAGTATTTTCAGTAAGGGCTTTGTTGATATCTTGGCTGCTGAACAGACCAATGAGGGCGATCGTTGGTTTGAGGGGACGGCTGATGCTGTTAGGCGAACGCAGAAACATCTCCTGAATGTAGATTATGACTACATTCTTGTCTTGTCTGGTGATCAGTTATACCAAATGGATTATTCGAAGCTGATTGACTTCCATTTTGAAAATGGGGGTGATGTTACCATTGCGACTATACCGGTCAATGGTAAGGATGCTACGGGATTTGGTATTTTAAAAGCGAATGAAGCGAATGAAATTACCGCTTTTGTCGAAAAGCCCGATAAGGACGAAGTATTAAATTGGACCTCAGAGGTCTCCGAGGTTTTGCATAAGCAGGGAAGGCATTATTTGGCATCCATGGGGATTTATGTTTTCTCAAAAAACATCTTACGTAATCTTTTAATTGCCAACCCGGGGATGGATTTTGGCAAAGAAATTATACCCGATGCCATCGAAGCACTTCGCGTGTTAAGTTATCAATTTGATGGTTATTGGACCGATATCGGGACCATCAAATCTTTTTTTGATGCCAATATCGGATTAACGGATGATATTCCGGATTTCAACTTGTTTAATGAGACCGTATATACACGTGCGCGGATGCTTCCGCCTTCGAAAATTTCAGGAACGACTTTAAATAATACGGTAATTGCCGATGGATGTATTTTAAATGGAGATAAACTGGAAAGGTCTGTTATTGGGATACGCTCCCGTATTGGTGAAGGGACGGTTATTAAATCGACCTACATGATGGGAACAGATTACTATGAGCAATTGGAAGAAGTATTGGAATTGGGAAATACACAAAAGCCACCACCGGTAGGCGTCGGTAAACGTTGTTATATTGAAAATGCAATTTTGGATAAGAACTGCCGTATTGGAGATGACGTTCGTATCATTGGTGGACCGGGCTTGAATGATGGCGATTTTGATACGCATATGATCTGTGACGGCATCGTTGTTGTGAAAAAAGATGCTATCATTGCCAACGGGGTTACGATAGGATTTTGA
- a CDS encoding methyltransferase domain-containing protein has product MNSSLLDGNYWDERYKNKATGWDIGYASPAIINYAAESITKDASILIPGCGNAYEAKALLDMGFHQITLLDIAPTLVAKVRKEFANSPQIQIVCQDFFQHQGQYDYIIEQTFFCALDPSLRPSYVQQMHTLLKPQGILMGLLFNREFAQQGPPFGGDQTEYQQLFASQFDILQLTDSTNSIPQRQGNELFFELRKK; this is encoded by the coding sequence ATGAATTCTTCACTATTGGATGGAAACTATTGGGATGAACGTTATAAGAACAAAGCAACAGGCTGGGATATTGGCTATGCCTCTCCTGCTATTATCAACTATGCAGCGGAGTCTATCACCAAAGATGCATCTATTCTAATTCCCGGTTGTGGAAATGCCTATGAAGCAAAGGCTCTACTTGACATGGGGTTCCATCAAATTACCTTACTTGATATCGCTCCGACCCTCGTTGCGAAGGTAAGAAAGGAGTTTGCTAATAGCCCTCAGATCCAAATTGTATGTCAAGATTTCTTCCAGCACCAGGGCCAGTACGACTATATAATTGAGCAAACATTTTTTTGTGCACTGGATCCTTCATTACGCCCCAGCTATGTACAACAAATGCATACTTTGCTCAAGCCTCAGGGTATACTGATGGGCTTATTGTTTAATCGGGAATTTGCACAACAGGGACCACCTTTCGGTGGAGATCAAACGGAATATCAACAATTATTCGCATCGCAATTTGACATTTTACAGCTGACAGATTCAACAAATAGTATTCCCCAAAGACAGGGAAATGAACTGTTTTTTGAGCTGCGCAAAAAATAG